A genomic window from Serratia liquefaciens includes:
- a CDS encoding bifunctional aspartate kinase/homoserine dehydrogenase II, whose product MNAIAVAGPVSGRQLHKFGGSSLADVKCYLRVAGIMAEYSQPGDMMVVSAAGSTTNQLISWLKLSQSDRLSAHQVQQTLRRYHSDLISGLLPPETAEPLIAEFIQDLERLAVLLDEKLDDVIYAEVVGHGEIWSARLMAAVLNKLDMQAAWLDARDFLRAERAAQPQVDEGRSYPLLQQLLAQHPGKRLVVTGFISRNDAGETVLLGRNGSDYSATQVGALAGAERVTIWSDVAGVYSADPRKVKDACLLPLLRLDEASELARLAAPVLHTRTLQPVSGSDIDLQLRCSYQPEQGSTRIERVLASGTGAKIVTSHDDVCLIELQVAGQHDFKLAQQELDLVLKRAQIKPLAVGVHPDRSLVQLCYTSEVVNSVLHTLQNAGLPGELQLREGLALVALVGAGVCKNPLHSHRFYQQLKDQPVEFIWQAEDGISMVAVLRQGPTALLIQGLHQTLFRAEKRIGLVLFGKGNIGARWLELFAREQKNISARSGFEFSLAGVVDSRRSLLNYDGLDASRVLAFFEDEAQELDEESLFLWMRAHPFDDLVVLDVTASENLAEQYLDFASYGFHVISANKLAGASCSANYRQIRDAFAKTGRHWLYNATVGAGLPVNHTVRDLRDSGDSILAISGIFSGTLSWLFLQFDGTVPFTDLVDQAWQQGLTEPDPRVDLSGQDVMRKLVILAREAGYDIEPNQVRVESLVPAGAELGSVDQFFENGDALNQQMLQRFEAASEMGLVLRHVARFDANGKARVGVEAVRPEHPLASLLPCDNVFAIESRWYRDNPLVIRGPGAGRDVTAGAIQSDLNRLAQLL is encoded by the coding sequence ATGAATGCAATTGCGGTAGCAGGGCCGGTGAGCGGGCGTCAACTGCACAAGTTTGGCGGCAGCAGCCTGGCGGACGTGAAGTGTTATCTGCGGGTGGCCGGGATCATGGCCGAATACAGCCAGCCGGGCGACATGATGGTGGTGTCGGCTGCCGGCAGCACCACCAACCAACTGATTAGCTGGCTGAAGCTTAGTCAGAGCGATCGCCTTTCTGCGCATCAGGTACAGCAGACGCTGCGTCGTTATCACAGCGATTTGATTAGCGGTCTGTTACCGCCGGAAACCGCGGAACCCTTGATCGCCGAATTTATTCAGGATCTGGAGCGTCTGGCCGTGTTGCTGGACGAAAAGCTCGACGACGTCATCTATGCCGAAGTGGTTGGCCACGGTGAAATCTGGTCGGCGCGGCTGATGGCAGCGGTACTGAACAAGCTGGATATGCAGGCGGCCTGGCTGGACGCACGTGATTTCCTGCGGGCGGAACGTGCTGCTCAGCCGCAGGTTGATGAAGGCCGTTCTTATCCCCTGCTGCAACAACTGCTGGCGCAGCACCCGGGCAAGCGCCTGGTGGTCACCGGTTTTATTTCACGTAACGACGCCGGCGAAACCGTGCTGTTGGGACGTAACGGCAGCGACTATTCCGCCACTCAGGTCGGTGCGTTGGCCGGTGCGGAGCGTGTGACCATCTGGAGCGACGTGGCCGGGGTCTACAGCGCCGATCCACGCAAGGTGAAAGATGCCTGCCTGCTGCCGCTGCTGCGCCTGGACGAAGCCAGTGAACTGGCGCGTTTGGCGGCTCCGGTGTTGCACACCCGTACTTTGCAGCCGGTATCCGGCAGCGATATCGATCTTCAACTGCGTTGCAGTTATCAGCCGGAACAGGGTTCAACGCGTATCGAACGCGTGCTGGCCTCGGGCACCGGTGCGAAGATCGTCACCAGCCATGACGACGTGTGTTTGATTGAGCTGCAGGTTGCCGGTCAGCATGATTTTAAACTGGCGCAGCAAGAGTTGGATTTGGTGCTTAAACGCGCGCAGATCAAACCGCTGGCGGTCGGAGTTCATCCGGACCGCAGTCTGGTTCAGCTGTGCTACACCTCCGAAGTGGTGAACAGCGTCCTGCACACGCTGCAAAACGCGGGGCTGCCGGGTGAGCTGCAACTGCGCGAAGGCTTGGCGCTGGTGGCGCTGGTAGGCGCCGGCGTTTGTAAAAATCCGCTGCACAGCCATCGCTTCTATCAGCAACTGAAAGACCAACCGGTAGAGTTTATCTGGCAGGCTGAGGATGGCATCAGCATGGTGGCGGTGCTGCGTCAGGGGCCGACCGCGCTGCTGATTCAGGGCCTGCATCAGACCTTGTTCCGCGCTGAAAAACGTATTGGTCTGGTGCTGTTCGGCAAAGGCAACATTGGCGCACGCTGGCTGGAGCTGTTTGCCCGTGAACAGAAAAACATCTCCGCCCGCAGCGGCTTCGAGTTCAGCCTGGCGGGCGTGGTGGACAGTCGCCGCAGCCTGCTCAATTACGACGGGCTGGACGCCAGCCGCGTATTGGCCTTCTTCGAAGATGAAGCGCAGGAACTGGACGAAGAGTCGCTGTTCTTGTGGATGCGCGCGCATCCGTTTGACGATCTGGTGGTGCTGGACGTGACCGCCAGTGAAAATCTGGCCGAGCAGTATCTGGACTTCGCCAGCTACGGTTTCCACGTGATCAGCGCCAACAAACTGGCGGGAGCGTCGTGTAGCGCCAACTATCGCCAAATTCGCGATGCCTTTGCCAAGACCGGCCGCCACTGGCTGTATAACGCTACCGTCGGTGCCGGTCTGCCGGTCAACCATACGGTACGCGATCTGCGCGACAGCGGTGACAGCATTCTGGCCATTAGCGGCATCTTCTCCGGGACGCTGTCCTGGCTGTTCCTGCAGTTCGATGGCACGGTGCCGTTCACCGATCTGGTGGATCAGGCCTGGCAACAGGGGCTGACCGAGCCGGATCCCCGCGTCGATCTCTCCGGTCAGGACGTGATGCGCAAGCTGGTGATTCTGGCGCGCGAAGCGGGCTACGACATTGAACCGAATCAGGTGCGAGTGGAGTCGCTGGTGCCTGCGGGCGCAGAGCTTGGCTCCGTGGATCAGTTCTTTGAAAATGGCGATGCGTTGAACCAACAGATGCTGCAGCGTTTTGAGGCCGCCAGTGAAATGGGGCTGGTGCTGCGACATGTGGCGCGCTTCGATGCCAACGGCAAGGCGCGGGTCGGTGTGGAAGCGGTCCGCCCTGAGCATCCGCTGGCGTCGTTGCTGCCTTGCGATAACGTATTCGCTATCGAAAGCCGCTGGTATCGTGACAATCCGCTGGTGATCCGTGGACCAGGGGCCGGGCGTGACGTCACTGCCGGGGCGATCCAGTCAGACCTTAACCGTTTGGCGCAGCTGCTTTAA
- the metB gene encoding cystathionine gamma-synthase — protein MTRKPATIAVRSGLNDDEQYGCVVPPIHLSSTYNFTDFNQPRAHDYSRRGNPTRDVVQRALAELEGGAGAVMTSSGMSAIHLVTTVLLQPGDLLVAPHDCYGGSYRLFDSLSKRGAYRVLFVDQGNEEALQQALAQKPKLVLIESPSNPLLRVVDIAAICDAAHAVGALTVVDNTFLSPALQQPIGLGADLVVHSCTKYLNGHSDVVAGAVIAKDKDLAVELAWWANNIGVTGGAFDSYLLLRGMRTLSPRIKAAQQNAEAIVSYLQQQPLVKKLYHPSLPQNPGHEIARRQQRGFGAMLSFELDGDEALLRRFLSALELFTLAESLGGVESLISHAATMTHAGMAAEARAAAGISESLLRISVGIEDSEDLIADLERAFQAAATR, from the coding sequence ATGACGCGTAAACCTGCCACGATTGCCGTACGTAGCGGCCTGAACGATGACGAACAGTACGGCTGCGTTGTTCCGCCGATCCACCTTTCCAGCACCTATAATTTTACCGACTTCAATCAGCCTCGTGCTCATGACTACTCGCGCCGCGGTAACCCGACGCGTGACGTGGTTCAGCGTGCGCTGGCGGAACTGGAAGGCGGTGCCGGTGCGGTGATGACCAGCAGCGGGATGTCGGCGATCCATCTGGTGACCACCGTATTGCTGCAGCCCGGCGATCTGCTGGTGGCGCCGCATGATTGCTACGGCGGCAGCTACCGTTTGTTCGACAGCCTCAGCAAGCGTGGCGCTTACCGCGTGCTGTTTGTCGATCAGGGGAATGAAGAGGCGCTGCAGCAGGCATTGGCGCAAAAGCCCAAGCTGGTGCTGATTGAAAGTCCAAGTAACCCGCTGCTGCGCGTGGTGGATATTGCGGCGATATGCGATGCGGCGCACGCAGTGGGGGCCTTGACGGTGGTGGACAACACCTTCCTCAGTCCGGCGCTGCAACAGCCCATCGGGCTGGGCGCCGATCTGGTGGTGCACTCCTGCACCAAATACCTTAACGGCCATTCCGACGTGGTCGCCGGTGCGGTGATCGCCAAAGATAAAGATCTGGCGGTGGAACTGGCGTGGTGGGCCAATAATATCGGCGTGACCGGCGGCGCGTTTGACAGCTATTTGCTGCTGCGCGGCATGCGTACCCTGTCGCCGCGTATCAAGGCGGCGCAACAAAACGCCGAAGCTATTGTCAGTTATTTACAGCAGCAACCCTTGGTGAAAAAGCTGTATCATCCTTCTCTGCCACAGAACCCTGGGCACGAGATTGCACGTCGTCAGCAACGCGGTTTTGGCGCGATGCTCAGCTTTGAACTGGACGGTGATGAAGCGCTATTGCGCCGTTTTCTGTCTGCCCTTGAGCTGTTTACTCTGGCAGAATCGTTGGGCGGCGTAGAAAGCCTGATCTCGCATGCAGCGACCATGACCCATGCAGGTATGGCGGCAGAAGCCCGTGCGGCGGCCGGTATTTCCGAGAGCCTGCTGCGTATCTCCGTGGGTATTGAAGACAGTGAAGATTTGATTGCCGATCTGGAACGAGCCTTCCAGGCGGCGGCAACGAGGTAA
- the metJ gene encoding met regulon transcriptional regulator MetJ: MAEWNGEYVSPYAEHGKKSEQVKKITVSIPLKVLKILTDERTRRQVNNLRHATNSELLCEAFLHAFTGQPLPNDEDLRKERSDEIPEAAKLLMRELGVDPDTWEY; the protein is encoded by the coding sequence ATGGCTGAGTGGAACGGCGAGTATGTCAGCCCTTACGCTGAACACGGTAAAAAAAGCGAGCAAGTCAAAAAGATCACGGTATCCATTCCGCTGAAGGTCCTGAAAATCCTCACCGATGAACGGACCCGTCGCCAGGTCAATAACCTGCGCCACGCCACCAACAGCGAATTGCTGTGTGAAGCGTTTCTGCACGCCTTTACCGGCCAGCCGCTGCCGAACGACGAAGACCTGCGCAAAGAACGCAGCGATGAAATCCCGGAAGCCGCGAAGCTGTTGATGCGTGAATTGGGTGTGGATCCCGATACCTGGGAATACTAA
- the rpmE gene encoding 50S ribosomal protein L31 → MKQGIHPKYEEVTANCSCGNVIKIRSTVGHDLNLDVCGECHPFYTGKQRDVATGGRVDRFNKRFSVPGAKK, encoded by the coding sequence ATGAAACAAGGTATCCACCCAAAATACGAAGAAGTTACTGCTAACTGCTCTTGCGGTAACGTGATCAAAATCCGCTCTACCGTGGGTCACGATCTGAACCTGGACGTTTGTGGCGAATGCCACCCGTTCTACACTGGCAAGCAGCGTGACGTTGCTACCGGTGGCCGCGTTGACCGCTTCAACAAGCGTTTCAGCGTGCCAGGCGCTAAGAAATAA
- the priA gene encoding primosomal protein N': MPVVHVALPVPLARTFDYLLPQGLQPAVGARVGVPWGKQRAIGIVTGCSETSELPLDKLKPIDSVIDDASLFSPSLWRILRWASDYYHYPIGEVLFHALPILLRQGKAAETAPLWQWFATEQGRATPPESLKRAPKQQQALAALLQRPVYRHQVNELALTESALQALRTKGLVDLRAQTVATQDWRPGFEVLGERLRLNTEQATAVGAIRSEDTQFAAWLLAGVTGSGKTEVYLSVLENILAAGKQALVLVPEIGLTPQTIARFRERFNAPVEVLHSGLNDSERLSVWLRARSGEAAIVIGTRSALFTPFARLGVIIIDEEHDSSYKQQEGWRYHARDLAVFRAREENIPMVMGSATPALETLHNVQLGKYRQLKLTQRAGNAKPAAQHLIDLKGLPLKVGLSQPLLKSMQHHLKAGNQVMLFLNRRGYAPALLCHECGWIAECQRCDHYYTFHQNQRQLRCHHCDSQRPVPHQCPQCGSTHLVSVGVGTEQLENELAPLFPETPITRIDRDTTSRKGSLEQHLADIHRGGSRILIGTQMLAKGHHFPDVTLVALLDVDGALFSADFRSAERFAQLYTQVSGRAGRAGKAGEVLLQTHHPEHPLLQILLQQGYDAFAKQTLAERNSVFLPPYTSHIIVRSEDHDNQQAPQFLQQLRNLLEASPLKDDSLWVMGPVPALQSKRGGRFRWQLLLQHPSRQVLQRLMKSTLPLVGTLPQARKVKWTLDIDPIDS; the protein is encoded by the coding sequence ATGCCTGTTGTTCACGTTGCTTTGCCGGTACCCCTCGCCCGCACCTTCGACTATCTGCTGCCGCAAGGCCTGCAGCCTGCGGTCGGCGCGCGCGTAGGCGTTCCCTGGGGCAAGCAGCGGGCGATCGGTATCGTCACCGGGTGCAGCGAAACCAGCGAATTGCCGCTGGATAAGCTCAAACCGATCGACAGCGTGATCGACGACGCCTCCTTATTCTCTCCCAGCCTGTGGCGTATTCTTCGCTGGGCCAGCGACTATTACCATTACCCGATTGGCGAAGTGCTGTTCCACGCGCTGCCCATCCTGCTGCGTCAGGGAAAAGCGGCGGAAACGGCCCCGCTGTGGCAATGGTTCGCGACCGAACAGGGCCGTGCCACGCCGCCGGAAAGCCTGAAGCGTGCCCCCAAGCAACAGCAGGCGCTGGCGGCGTTGCTGCAACGCCCGGTTTATCGTCACCAGGTCAATGAACTGGCGTTAACCGAGAGCGCTTTGCAGGCATTGCGCACCAAGGGGCTGGTCGATTTACGGGCCCAGACGGTAGCAACGCAGGACTGGCGGCCCGGCTTTGAAGTGTTGGGCGAACGGTTACGTCTGAATACCGAGCAGGCAACCGCCGTGGGTGCCATCCGCAGCGAAGACACTCAGTTCGCCGCCTGGCTGCTGGCCGGGGTCACCGGTTCCGGCAAGACCGAAGTCTATCTCAGCGTGCTGGAAAACATTCTGGCAGCAGGCAAACAGGCGCTGGTGCTGGTACCTGAAATCGGCCTGACGCCGCAAACCATCGCCCGCTTTCGCGAACGTTTCAACGCGCCGGTAGAGGTGCTGCACTCCGGCCTCAACGACAGCGAACGGTTGTCGGTGTGGCTGCGCGCCCGCAGCGGCGAAGCGGCGATTGTCATCGGCACCCGCTCAGCGCTGTTTACCCCGTTTGCACGCCTTGGCGTGATCATCATCGACGAAGAACACGACAGCTCTTATAAACAGCAGGAAGGCTGGCGCTACCACGCACGCGATCTGGCGGTCTTTCGTGCCCGCGAGGAAAACATCCCGATGGTGATGGGCTCCGCGACGCCGGCGTTAGAAACGTTGCACAACGTGCAATTGGGTAAATATCGCCAGCTGAAACTCACCCAGCGTGCGGGCAACGCCAAACCGGCGGCTCAACACCTGATCGACCTGAAAGGCCTGCCGCTGAAAGTGGGTCTGTCGCAGCCGTTGCTGAAAAGCATGCAGCACCATTTGAAGGCCGGTAACCAGGTGATGCTGTTCCTTAACCGTCGCGGCTACGCACCGGCGTTACTGTGCCACGAATGCGGCTGGATTGCCGAATGCCAGCGCTGCGATCATTACTACACCTTTCACCAAAACCAACGTCAACTGCGTTGCCATCACTGCGACAGCCAGCGCCCGGTACCACACCAGTGTCCGCAGTGCGGTTCGACGCACCTGGTGTCGGTGGGGGTCGGCACCGAACAGTTGGAAAACGAACTGGCGCCGCTGTTCCCGGAAACGCCCATCACCCGCATCGATCGCGACACCACCAGCCGCAAGGGCTCGCTGGAACAGCACCTGGCGGATATTCACCGCGGCGGATCTCGTATTTTGATCGGCACCCAAATGCTGGCAAAAGGGCACCATTTCCCGGATGTCACGCTGGTGGCACTGCTGGACGTCGACGGGGCGCTGTTCTCGGCAGACTTCCGTTCCGCCGAGCGCTTTGCCCAGTTATATACCCAGGTCTCAGGTCGGGCCGGCCGGGCAGGTAAAGCCGGCGAGGTGTTGCTGCAAACCCACCATCCGGAGCATCCGCTGCTGCAAATCTTGCTGCAGCAGGGTTACGACGCCTTTGCCAAACAGACGCTGGCAGAGCGCAACAGCGTATTCCTGCCGCCCTATACCAGCCACATCATTGTCCGTTCGGAAGATCACGATAACCAACAGGCGCCGCAATTCCTGCAGCAATTGCGCAATCTGCTGGAGGCCAGCCCGCTGAAGGACGATTCGCTGTGGGTGATGGGGCCGGTTCCCGCGCTGCAGTCAAAACGCGGCGGTCGTTTCCGCTGGCAACTGCTGCTGCAACACCCTTCACGGCAGGTGTTACAACGGTTGATGAAAAGCACCCTGCCGTTAGTCGGTACCCTGCCACAGGCACGCAAGGTAAAATGGACGCTGGACATCGACCCGATAGACAGTTGA
- the cytR gene encoding DNA-binding transcriptional regulator CytR, which yields MEHKKELSMATMKDVAEMAGVSTATVSRALMNPEKVSTPTRQKVEQAVLAVGYSPHALSRNIKRNESRTILVIVPDICDPFFADVIQGIEQTAAQQGYLVLIGDCAQQNQQERTFVNLIITKQIDGMLLLGSNLPFDASKEEQRNLPPMVMANEFAPELELPTVHIDNLTAAFEAVHYLHQLGHKQIACVAGPEQMPLSHYRLQGYIQALRRNGISVESSYITRGDFTYEAGAQALAALMAQPKPPTAVFCHSDVMAIGVLSQAKKMGLRVPQDLSIVGFDDIKLAQYCDPPLTTVAQPRYQIGQQAMLLLLEQLHGQNVASGSRLLDSELIIRGSTAAPKR from the coding sequence TTGGAACACAAGAAAGAATTATCCATGGCAACCATGAAAGACGTTGCCGAAATGGCGGGCGTTTCAACGGCAACCGTGTCGCGTGCGTTGATGAATCCGGAAAAGGTGTCAACGCCGACGCGTCAGAAAGTGGAACAGGCCGTGCTGGCCGTAGGCTATTCTCCTCATGCTCTCTCCCGTAATATCAAGCGCAACGAATCCCGCACCATCCTGGTGATCGTTCCCGATATTTGCGATCCCTTTTTCGCCGATGTGATCCAGGGGATCGAGCAGACCGCGGCGCAGCAGGGCTACCTGGTGCTGATTGGCGACTGCGCACAGCAAAACCAGCAGGAACGCACCTTCGTCAATTTGATCATCACCAAGCAAATCGACGGCATGCTGCTGCTCGGCTCTAACCTGCCGTTCGACGCCAGCAAGGAAGAACAACGCAATCTACCGCCGATGGTGATGGCCAACGAGTTTGCCCCGGAGCTGGAACTGCCGACGGTACACATCGATAACCTGACCGCCGCCTTCGAAGCCGTGCATTATTTACATCAGCTCGGACACAAGCAAATCGCCTGTGTCGCCGGGCCTGAACAGATGCCGCTGAGCCATTATCGGCTGCAAGGTTACATTCAGGCGCTACGTCGTAATGGCATTAGCGTCGAAAGCAGCTATATTACCCGAGGTGATTTCACCTACGAAGCTGGCGCTCAGGCCCTGGCAGCGCTGATGGCGCAACCAAAACCACCGACGGCAGTCTTCTGCCATAGCGACGTAATGGCGATTGGCGTGCTGTCGCAGGCGAAAAAAATGGGGCTGCGGGTACCGCAGGACCTCTCCATCGTCGGCTTTGACGACATTAAACTGGCGCAGTATTGCGATCCGCCGTTAACCACGGTGGCTCAACCGCGCTACCAGATTGGCCAGCAGGCAATGCTGTTGTTGCTGGAGCAGTTGCACGGACAGAACGTGGCAAGCGGCTCCCGGCTTTTGGACAGTGAATTGATTATCAGAGGCAGCACGGCTGCCCCTAAACGCTAG
- the ftsN gene encoding cell division protein FtsN, translating to MAQKDYVSRGRAAGAKRKTPSRKKRSSPKVSKTVLALAVALLVIFVGGLYFITHNKPDDVPLLPAHSNRPGNGLPPKPEERWRYIKELENRQIGVQTPTEPTAGGEANSKTQLTAEQRQLLDQMQADMQQRPTQLNEVPYNDPSQAAARNNRQQQQQMQQQPIQQQQAQQPQATQPRNPFNNGATTQPVQQQPKPQPKPQPVTPPPAQVKHPEPKPQPKPETKPEVKQEAAKQETETKPESKQKWMVQCGSFRATDQAESVRARLAFEGIESRITAGGGWNRVVLGPYSSRAAADKTLSRLKGVGMSSCIPLSVGG from the coding sequence GTGGCACAAAAAGACTATGTAAGCCGTGGGCGCGCAGCAGGAGCTAAGCGAAAAACCCCCAGCCGTAAAAAACGCAGTTCTCCGAAGGTCTCCAAAACCGTGTTGGCGCTGGCCGTCGCACTTCTGGTGATATTTGTCGGTGGCCTCTATTTCATTACGCACAACAAGCCGGATGACGTACCGCTGCTGCCTGCGCACAGCAATCGTCCGGGCAACGGCCTGCCGCCGAAGCCGGAAGAACGTTGGCGTTATATCAAAGAGCTGGAGAATCGCCAGATTGGCGTACAAACCCCGACCGAACCGACGGCCGGCGGCGAAGCCAACTCCAAGACTCAGTTGACCGCCGAGCAGCGCCAACTGCTGGATCAAATGCAGGCGGATATGCAACAGCGTCCGACGCAGCTCAATGAAGTGCCGTATAACGACCCTTCACAGGCCGCTGCGCGTAACAACCGCCAGCAGCAACAGCAGATGCAACAGCAGCCAATCCAGCAGCAACAGGCCCAACAGCCGCAGGCGACTCAGCCGCGTAATCCGTTTAACAACGGCGCGACGACACAGCCAGTGCAGCAGCAGCCTAAGCCGCAACCTAAACCGCAGCCGGTCACACCGCCGCCTGCGCAGGTTAAGCATCCCGAGCCAAAGCCGCAGCCAAAACCGGAAACCAAGCCGGAAGTGAAGCAGGAAGCGGCCAAGCAGGAAACTGAAACCAAACCAGAATCGAAGCAGAAGTGGATGGTGCAGTGCGGCTCGTTCCGCGCCACCGATCAGGCAGAATCCGTGCGTGCACGCCTGGCGTTTGAAGGCATCGAAAGCCGTATTACCGCCGGCGGTGGCTGGAATCGCGTGGTGCTCGGCCCATACAGCAGCCGGGCTGCTGCGGACAAAACCCTGTCGCGCCTGAAGGGCGTGGGCATGTCAAGTTGCATTCCCCTCTCCGTTGGGGGTTGA
- the hslV gene encoding ATP-dependent protease subunit HslV: MTTIVSVRRNGQVVIGGDGQATLGNTVMKGNVKKVRRLYNDKVIAGFAGGTADAFTLFELFERKLEMHQGHLVKAAVELAKDWRTDRMLRKLEALLAVADENSSLIITGNGDVIQPENDLIAIGSGGPYAQAAARAMLENTELSAREIVDKSLNIAGDICIYTNHFHTIEELPSKA, translated from the coding sequence GTGACAACAATTGTAAGCGTACGCCGCAACGGCCAGGTAGTGATCGGTGGCGATGGCCAGGCCACCTTGGGCAATACGGTAATGAAGGGCAACGTCAAGAAAGTGCGTCGCCTGTATAACGATAAAGTGATTGCCGGTTTTGCCGGTGGCACCGCGGATGCCTTCACGCTATTTGAGCTGTTCGAGCGCAAGCTGGAAATGCACCAGGGTCACCTGGTGAAAGCAGCCGTTGAATTGGCGAAAGACTGGCGTACCGACCGCATGCTGCGCAAGCTCGAAGCGCTGCTGGCCGTCGCGGATGAAAACTCATCGCTGATCATCACCGGCAACGGCGACGTGATCCAGCCTGAAAACGATTTGATTGCGATTGGCTCCGGCGGTCCGTACGCCCAGGCAGCCGCTCGTGCGATGTTGGAAAATACCGAGCTGAGCGCCCGCGAAATTGTTGATAAATCCCTCAACATCGCCGGTGACATCTGTATTTACACCAACCATTTCCACACCATTGAAGAATTGCCTTCCAAAGCGTAA
- the hslU gene encoding HslU--HslV peptidase ATPase subunit: MSEMTPREIVSELDSYIIGQNKAKRAVAIALRNRWRRMQLNEMLRHEVTPKNILMIGPTGVGKTEIARRLAKLANAPFIKVEATKFTEVGYVGKEVDSIIRDLTDAAIKMVRLQSIDKNRTRAEELAEERILDVLIPPAKNNWGQAEEHQEPSAARQAFRKKLREGQLDDKEIEIDLAAAPMGVEIMAPPGMEEMTNQLQSMFQNLGGQKQKPRKLKIKEAFKLLVEEEAAKLVNPEELKEQAIEAVEQHGIVFIDEIDKICKRGGQSSGPDVSREGVQRDLLPLVEGCTVSTKHGMVKTDHILFIASGAFQTASPSDLIPELQGRLPIRVELQALTTEDFERILTEPSASLTEQYKALMGTEGVNIDFTADGIRRIAEAAWQVNESTENIGARRLHTVLERLMEDISYDASEINGQSITIDADYVRNHLDELVADEDLSRFIL; encoded by the coding sequence ATGTCTGAAATGACCCCGCGCGAGATCGTCAGCGAACTGGACAGCTACATTATTGGCCAGAACAAGGCCAAGCGTGCCGTTGCCATCGCCCTGCGTAACCGCTGGCGCCGGATGCAGCTCAACGAGATGCTGCGCCATGAAGTCACACCAAAGAACATTCTGATGATTGGCCCTACCGGCGTCGGTAAAACCGAAATCGCCCGTCGTCTGGCGAAGCTGGCCAACGCACCGTTCATCAAGGTTGAAGCCACCAAGTTCACCGAAGTGGGCTACGTCGGTAAAGAAGTGGATTCCATCATCCGCGATCTGACCGATGCCGCGATCAAAATGGTGCGCCTGCAGTCAATCGACAAGAACCGCACCCGCGCCGAAGAACTGGCCGAAGAGCGCATCCTCGATGTGCTGATCCCGCCGGCCAAGAACAACTGGGGCCAGGCGGAAGAGCATCAAGAGCCTTCTGCTGCGCGTCAGGCATTCCGCAAGAAACTGCGTGAAGGCCAGCTGGACGATAAAGAAATCGAGATCGATCTGGCTGCCGCGCCGATGGGCGTGGAAATCATGGCGCCTCCAGGCATGGAAGAGATGACCAACCAGCTGCAGTCGATGTTCCAGAACCTCGGCGGCCAAAAGCAGAAACCACGCAAGCTGAAGATTAAAGAAGCCTTCAAACTGCTGGTGGAAGAAGAAGCGGCCAAGCTGGTGAACCCGGAAGAGCTGAAAGAACAGGCGATTGAAGCGGTTGAACAGCACGGCATCGTGTTTATCGACGAGATCGACAAAATCTGTAAGCGCGGCGGCCAGAGCTCCGGCCCGGACGTGTCTCGCGAAGGCGTGCAGCGCGACCTGCTGCCGCTGGTGGAAGGCTGTACCGTCTCTACCAAGCATGGCATGGTGAAAACCGATCACATTCTGTTTATCGCCTCCGGCGCATTCCAGACCGCCAGCCCGTCAGATTTGATCCCGGAACTGCAGGGCCGCCTGCCAATCCGCGTTGAATTGCAGGCGCTGACCACCGAAGATTTCGAGCGCATCCTGACCGAGCCAAGCGCGTCGCTGACCGAGCAGTACAAAGCGCTGATGGGCACCGAAGGCGTCAACATCGACTTCACCGCCGATGGCATCCGCCGCATCGCAGAAGCCGCATGGCAGGTTAACGAAAGCACCGAAAACATCGGCGCGCGTCGTTTGCACACCGTGCTTGAGCGTCTGATGGAAGATATTTCCTATGATGCGAGTGAAATTAATGGGCAATCCATTACAATTGATGCGGATTACGTACGTAATCATCTGGATGAACTGGTAGCGGATGAAGATTTGAGTCGTTTTATCCTATAA